TAGTTATAATTGTAGGAATATGATCCACACCACAAAGTGAAATTTGAGTTGAGGGGGTGATTTGCTTTCAAGTGGTCGCCGCATAGCATCAGGTTCCCTTTGGAAGAAGACGAGAAGTCAAAGAAACGGACAGGGGATGGGCACGGCATCAATACGCGCTTTAAAGTATCGTGTCGGGCGGGGTGCGTGGGGGCCCGCCCATCACCAAAGCAGTCAAAAGCAGGCGATGAGCGGTCGCTTTCGCTTTCAGGGACGGACTTTATTTTACTACTACCGGCACGGCGGCACCGGGGTTGGGGTTGTGGTGTCCAAGAGTTGACCAAAGCTGGCTTTCTCCAGCCCCAGCGCCAGCAGAGCGCGTCGTGGAGACCGAGGGCGACGTCTGGGCCCACCTGTCGGACAGCGTATGGGCTCTTCCATGAACAACCTTTGTTCGACAGCGGCACGGCCATTTGTGGCACCTGGCTCGGTGCGTCCGGCTTTTCCACCCGTTGACTTTTCGAAATTGCTGTAGCTGCAAGTGCCCTGCCAGGTTCACACGAAATTACCGGACGTCTCCTTGTTCTCTTTTCAGTCGAACTACTTGACTTTagttaaatttatataaaaacatCATCAATTGTATGACATAAAATAGATATATTATAAAGATATATTCTATTATGAATGTACTAATACTTATTTTgtataataaatattaatatatttttataattttggtGAAACTCAAAGCTGTTTAACTTGTTGCTATTCTACAATTGTATTGTTTTCTGGACAAAAGGTGCGTATTCTAGAGAAATTCATGTGTTGGGGGAAGTCTAGGATGGAACCTCAATCTACATGAGGAAGGAGGAGGGAAACATGTACATTCGTTTTGTGTTGGACGAGATGAGATGATCCAGATTACATATTCCTGACCATGACCTAATTTTATATTCATCCAAAAGAAAGAGTCAATTTTATACCGACGAGCTAAAGAAAATTAATTCTCTTAGTGTAAAACTCAAAAGCGACACCAAAATATCGGTAATTTTTAATAGACTTGGCTAACGCACTATCATGCGTGCGTTAAGCTAACGCACGGTCGTCTTCAACCTCGCACACCCTTCTTCATGCGCTCCCCTCCCCCTACTCCCTCCTCGCCAGTGGCCACGCTCTACTCCTCGCCCTCACCCCCGCTGCTGCCCTCTCCCGCCGATGCGGGCGACCTAGCGGCGGCCGCGGAGCTCCGCGAAACACTAGGGCACCTGTGGTGGCTACCTTCTCCCCCCTCTCGGTGGAGCTCTACCATGGCCATGGAGCTCTCTCACCCTGACCTAGCTcggccgcctccaccgccactaGGGCCCCTAAACCGCCCTCCAGCCATCCCCACCGCGAGGTCAGACTTTCTCCCCCGAACTCTTCTAAGCCCGTCGAAGTTGGCGaagatgagagggagagagagagagagagagagagagagagaaactcatCAGTACCCTAACTCGtagatctaggaggaggaggaggacatacCTCGTCGGCGCCACTAGATCTGCCCGAAGCCGTGTCATCATGGCCACCGACGCTGGGTTCTCCCAAAGCTGCGTCGTCCATGGCGCGGTGGGGcgctatcggtgttttgagtaaacaccaacgagtaaatttctaatattacgtgTCTGGCTCAGATGATGTGCtaaaaggacacgaggtttatactggctcggatggtgtgctaaaaggagACGAGGTTTATACCACATCCGGTGGGTGGCGCGGCGAACCAGCGTGCCGACCAGCGGCCGTATAGgtagtaggcagcatagtgaccgcgTGTCCGTCACTGTGGGcaatgtgagttccctagaatgaaAAGTCGCAGGGACGGATCGTGTTGGGACGTGACCGCTCCCTCCACGGTGGTCCAATCGatacggatgtggtattcatcgtagaatcggaggaacttctttctagtgaattGTGTGCCGTTattcgtgatgatggagttcgggaccCCAAAGCGAAGGACGAGATCGACCgaacctctatccactttgtaaacttgtctacggtgacaagcaagtgggtatagccctCGAGCGTTCTtttgagaggtctgaccagatcgagcccccagaccacgaatggccatgtGAAGGGGATCGTCTTaagtgcttgggccggtagggCAGTGTGTCTGCCaagcatagtactaacacccttcgtaggtgcgcacgaTATGCTCAGCGTCGGCCACCGCGggcggccagtagaagccctgtcggaacgtGTTTCCGACaagggttctaggcatggcatgatgaccgcaaaccccactgtggatatcgctcagcaaccgcTTCCCCTGTTCGGTGCGGATGCAACGTTGTAGGATCTCGGTatggcttcacttgtagagtttgccctcaacAAGGACAAAGGACTTAGTGCGATGCACGAGCCGCCGAGCCTCTGTCTTGTCCATCGGCAGCGCCTCATGGAGGAGCTAGTCGATGTAAGGCGCCCTCCAgtcgaccaaagggtcgggctctGTTTCTGGATCCTCgtcgagctccatgactttggggttggATGGAGCTGATGGCTGGTTAGCTTCTGAGCTCAGGGCTAGCGGTTCGCCATCGGCTTGTTTCGGCTCCTCGTAGCGGACCGAGGGCTGGTGCTGATCACTAGCGAAGACGCCGGTCGGCATCGGCTCTCGGCCAGACACTGCTTTCACCAGCACATCGGCTGCCTCATTGAGACACCtcgggatgtggttgagttcgaggccgtcgaacttgtcttccagctggcggacttcttggtagtatgcagccatcttggcgttgtggtagcttgactccttcatgaatgggttgatgaccagctgggagtcaccctagACATCGAGGCGTCGCATtccaagctcgatggtgatgcgcggaccgttgatgagtgcctcgtattcggccacattgttggaggagggaaaatggatgtgaaccatgtacctcatgcgtactccATGAGGCGAAATAAAGACTAGCCCTGTGCTGGCGCCTCTCTTCATcaacgatccatcgaagtacatcgttcagtactcctggtcgacgactactggtggcatttggacctcggtccactccacaaTGAACTTAGccagcacctaggacttgatggccgttcgggaggcatacgAAATATcctgacccatcagcttgagCGCCCACTTTGCAATTCTTCCTATGGCgttctagttttggatgacctcgctgagggggaaaGACATCACGATCATCaacggatgtgactcgaagtagtggcatagctttctCTTGTtgatgaggacggcgtacaggagcttctggatttaggggtagcgggtcttggaatcagacaagacctcgctactGAAGTACACAGGATGCTATACTTTGAGGGCAtggccctcttcctctcgctccactactagggcggtgctgaccacttgcatggtggccgcaatgtagagcagaagcgatTCTCCGTCGGTCGATgggaccaggatcggggcctttgtcagaagctgcttgaccatgtcaagtgcctcctaggacTCGGACGTCCATTCAAAGTGGTCGGCCctcttcagaagtcgataaagggggggACCTCATTCATCGAgacacgagatgaagcggctgagcacAGCGAGGCACCCGGTAACTCGATGTACCCCCTTTacattctgaatcgggcccatccttgtgatggtcgagatcttctctaggttggcttcgatgccacgctcagagatgatgaaaccaagcagcataccccttgggaccctaaaaacttttcttggggttgagcttaatgatGTTTGCTAGGGGTCTTAAGAAGGTCTATTATAGGTCGGCTACGAGTTGGTTAggccatttggacttgaccacaatgtcgtccatgtaggcctcaacggtccactcgatgaggtccccaaaacacttgagcatacaacgctggtacgtagccctagcgttcttcagaccgaatggcatcgtgacatagcagaacgattcgaacggggtgatgaaagatatcgcgagctggtcggactctttcatcatgatttgatggtacctagagtacgcattgaggaagcaaagggtttcgcaccctacggtgaagtcgactacttggtctatgcgtggcaaaagaAACAGATCCTTTCGGcacactttgttgagacccgtatagtcaacacacatcctctatttcccactctttgtttatacaagaacaggatttgctaaccactcagggaggtacacttccttgatgaacccggccgctaaAAGCTTcgcgatctcctcaccgatggctctGTGCTTTCCCTCATCGAAGTGACACAGGCGTTGTTTtaccagcttggagcctagctTGATCTCCATGCCATGCTCGGCcacttccctcggaatgcctagcatgtccgagggatTCCACGCAAAGATACCTTTATTGGCGcgaaggaagtcgatgagcgtgctttcctattcagaggaaagcgtaGTGCCAATGTGCACCACCTTGCTCTtggagccgctggggtctatgaggacctccttagcgccCTCCACCGGCTCAAAAGACCCAGTCAACcgcttggggttgggtgcttgtttggcgacctccttcctgatggtcgcaagctccttggaggcgacaattgccttggtgtgatcgcagcactcgacctcacactcgtaggcacactagaaggaggtgccgaccgTGATGACTCTGCCtgggcctggcatctttagcttttggtaggtatagttggggacgaccatgaacttcacgtagcatggacttcctaggatggcatggtaggttccatggaaccccaccacctcaaaggtgagggtccccatcctataattggatagatccccaaaggtgatgggcagatcaattTGCCCAAATGGTATGGTCTGCTTTCTAGGTACGATGTCGTGGAGAGGTGATCCGGTCGGCCAGATGCACGATCGGgcaatgcccatggcgtcgagggtctcgacatacatgatgttgaggccactacctccatccattagtaccttaGAGAGCTACTTCATGCCGATGATCGAGTGGACCACGAATGGGTACCTCCCTAGTTGTGGAACGATGTCcgagtggtcggtccgatcaaaggttatggcggactccgaccactgAAGGAAGGTAGGCATAGCTGGCTTGGCCATATAGACCTCAAGGCGCGTGAGCTTCTAatgacgcttggagtcataggctgtcGACCCCCCTAAAGATCAAGAGGTAGCCATCTAGCGTCAGAAAGCCACCACCCTTCCCCTCAGCATCGTCTGTGGTCGGGtcggggtccttcccatgctccccctattggagcctccagacaagaaccacttcataaGGCCAcggtccttgtatagatgtttgatggggaaggcatggttcgggcatggcccctcgagcagcttctcaaagtggttcggagtacCCTCCGTGGGTTTCTAACCCCCTCTATggtcggcagtggccacgagcgagcccccatgccactgcttgttcttttttttgaagggatggttggaggcgccctcGTCGGTGTCCTTGTCCCGCTTCGCCctgcctttgaggtggtcgaagatcgctctgaccgcctcctcgctcgAGGCATGGATGGTGgaaatgtcgaggagctccttggtggttcatggacccttgtgtcctagcttgtgaaccagggactcgcaggtggtcccagacaggaaagctcctataacattgGTGTCGACAAcgttaggcagctcgttgcactgtcgggagaagcgctgtatgtacccacggagggtttctctggccttctattagtagtttttgagatcctaggggttcctaggacgcttgtacgtgccctgaaagttcctcatgaagatctctttcaggtccgtccaactttggattctgttgggcgaaaggtgttccaaccatgttcgcgccaaatcggccaggaacaatggaaggttgcagataatgaaatcgtcattatctgctccaccggcttggaAGACATttcgataatcctcgagccacagtccgatgtttatttccctagagtatttcgggatgttggttggtggtcggtaccttggtggaaaggcggcattgaggatgtgtcggttgaaggcctgaggtcccagggctcgggctttggtcctcgccgctaTCATAGCGGCCGACACattgagggtggtagccatggctggcCTCCTCCCCCGCATCACTGCGAGCATCGAGCATGTCACGATTGCAGCCAAGGCGCTCGTACATTAGAACCGTGATACATGGCCTGCCGCCTTacggtgcctggtggactgatgcatccttgtTAGGTCGCTCTGAGGGCGTGCGTTGGCTGGCGTCAAGCTTGCATCACCGAGACAGCGATCTCTCAGCCTACTGCGTCGCTGCGCGCTTGAGCATtgtgcgaatctcatgatgggccgaCGCTCATCGAGCGTCGTGGCCCTCAGAAGCCCACGGAGCAAGGCTACCACAGtagtgatgttctggctcgctCGGGTAAAATGTGGGAGGGCTttatcatcctcgatgatcctctggttcatgtcgTGAGCCATGGTTTGTGCGCGCCCACTgtctccgtggcgctcgatctcaCGATCGAGCTCCGCGCATTCCTGCTTGAGCTGGAGTCGCGCTTCCTCGAGCTCTCGGTGCcaagccttcagctgctccacccataggcAGGGTGGGGCCCTTGCATCATCCttgacctcatcgtcgaggtcgttTGTTGAGGTAGCCTCCTTCTCATGGACGCTTTTGACGTGTCCTTCGGAGGTACCTaccatgaagcattcacgagaggggtgatcgCTTCCCCTACTAGAGTTAGAGCCAGAGGGTGACTCCGTTTCTCccgcgaggaggtcatggaaataTTCTGTGATGTATTTggtcacccccatgaactcgtcgttcgtgggggatggaggcatgcgtggcaccacaaggtggccaatggtctctacgacattgcggagaccgaacgagaGCATTGTCGGGGcactctagatgaggtattctagggagaggggCTCTCCCCTAGTGATCTGTgccatgacgttggcgaacgagaatgtgaggtggcgcaggtcctcctGAGACGGTCGGAGTCCTaagaaggcgccgagctggcgctctagcttTCTGTAGTCAAAGCCAAGGAGCTGGCTGCTTCCGGGGGCGTGGGCCTTCGATGCGTGTAGCCGCAGCTCCTCAAGCGTCTCGGCGATCGAGTCAAGGCCGGTGGAGTGAAGAGGCTGAATGACAACGGGTGCCCGTGCCAGCTCTCCctccatcatgatgatgaagtctagatcCCCGAAACGCACGTGCGCTCTTGGGACCTAGGTGatgtcgtgactagccatccaaggcctggtgttgatgtcgagacgcgtaaaaggcccctacctggcgcactaactgtcggtgttttgagtaaacaccaatgagtaaatttctaatattgcgcgtctggctcg
The DNA window shown above is from Miscanthus floridulus cultivar M001 unplaced genomic scaffold, ASM1932011v1 fs_551_1_2, whole genome shotgun sequence and carries:
- the LOC136532232 gene encoding uncharacterized protein, with protein sequence MAAYYQEVRQLEDKFDGLELNHIPRCLNEAADVLVKAVSGREPMPTGVFASDQHQPSVRYEEPKQADGEPLALSSEANQPSAPSNPKVMELDEDPETEPDPLVDWRAPYID